A region from the Paraurantiacibacter namhicola genome encodes:
- the ispG gene encoding flavodoxin-dependent (E)-4-hydroxy-3-methylbut-2-enyl-diphosphate synthase, which produces MSAIRPWRMIDRRKSRQIMVGKVPVGGDAPISVQTMTNTPTEDVAATLDQIRRCEDAGADIIRVSCPTAEATENFDKITRGAEVPIVADIHFHYKRALEAADKGAACLRINPGNIGSSERVAEVVRAAKANGCAIRIGVNAGSLEKDLLEKYGEPCPEALVESALDHIKLLQDHDFHEFKVAVKASDVFLAVAAYHGLAETVDCPLHLGITEAGGLIGGAVKSSIGIGNMLWAGIGDTIRVSLSAEPEEEVRVGFEILKALGLRTRGVRVVSCPSCSRQGFDVIRTVQALEERLQHIKTPLSLSVLGCVVNGPGEARETDIGITGGGAGKHMVYLSGVTDHHVESDDMLDHIVGLVEKKAAEIEADMSDAGEATEAAE; this is translated from the coding sequence ATTTCCGCGATCCGCCCCTGGCGCATGATCGACCGTCGCAAGTCCCGCCAGATCATGGTGGGCAAGGTCCCGGTGGGTGGCGATGCCCCCATCTCCGTCCAGACCATGACCAACACGCCGACGGAGGATGTGGCCGCAACGCTGGACCAGATCCGCCGGTGCGAGGATGCAGGCGCGGATATCATCCGTGTGTCCTGCCCCACGGCGGAGGCGACCGAGAACTTCGACAAGATTACGCGCGGGGCCGAAGTGCCGATCGTTGCGGACATCCATTTCCACTACAAGCGCGCGCTGGAAGCGGCCGACAAGGGTGCGGCCTGCCTGCGCATCAATCCGGGCAATATCGGATCGTCGGAGCGGGTTGCCGAAGTGGTCCGCGCGGCCAAGGCCAATGGCTGCGCCATCCGCATCGGCGTGAATGCCGGGTCGCTGGAAAAGGACCTGCTGGAGAAATACGGCGAGCCCTGCCCCGAGGCTCTGGTGGAAAGCGCGCTCGACCATATCAAGCTGCTGCAGGACCACGACTTCCATGAATTCAAGGTAGCGGTGAAGGCGAGCGACGTCTTCCTGGCGGTTGCCGCCTATCACGGACTGGCAGAGACCGTGGACTGCCCGCTGCACCTTGGAATCACCGAGGCTGGCGGCCTGATCGGCGGGGCGGTCAAATCCTCCATCGGCATAGGCAACATGCTGTGGGCCGGGATCGGCGACACGATCCGCGTCAGCCTGTCGGCAGAACCGGAAGAGGAAGTGCGCGTCGGGTTCGAGATCCTGAAGGCGCTGGGCCTGCGCACGCGCGGTGTGCGCGTCGTCTCCTGCCCCAGCTGCTCGCGCCAGGGTTTCGATGTGATCCGCACCGTGCAGGCGCTGGAAGAGCGGCTGCAGCATATCAAGACGCCGCTTTCGCTCTCTGTCCTGGGCTGCGTGGTCAATGGGCCGGGTGAAGCGCGCGAGACGGATATCGGCATCACCGGCGGCGGCGCGGGCAAGCACATGGTCTACCTGTCCGGCGTGACCGACCACCATGTCGAAAGCGACGACATGCTGGATCACATCGTCGGGCTGGTCGAGAAGAAGGCCGCCGAGATCGAAGCCGATATGAGCGATGCCGGCGAAGCGACCGAGGCCGCCGAATGA
- a CDS encoding histone deacetylase, whose amino-acid sequence MAPQPKRGTFKFDKYALVMVALRESGYPLIEHAPDPMPREWLEQVHDPEYVAQVFAAQVPQDKERRIGFPVTPHIASRVAHTNGGTFLAARLAQAHGYAANSAAGSHHALYDTGAGYCVYNDLAVASNRLIAEGHARRVLVVDLDVHQGDGTASLTAMREDIFTFSMHAEKNFPVRKARSNRDIALPDGVDDAAYAAELLRHLPEILDDFAPDMVLYQAGVDPHHDDKLGRLALSDEGLLARDRIVLRECRSRGLPVASALGGGYGADQREVAQRHAWSMLAMAAENALYPSVTTAA is encoded by the coding sequence ATGGCGCCGCAGCCCAAGCGCGGCACATTCAAGTTCGACAAATATGCGCTGGTCATGGTGGCGCTTCGCGAGAGCGGTTACCCGCTGATCGAGCATGCACCCGATCCCATGCCGCGCGAATGGCTGGAGCAGGTGCATGACCCCGAATATGTCGCGCAGGTCTTTGCTGCACAGGTCCCGCAGGACAAGGAGCGGCGCATCGGCTTTCCCGTCACGCCGCATATCGCCAGCCGTGTCGCGCACACCAACGGCGGCACCTTCCTGGCAGCGCGGCTGGCGCAGGCCCATGGCTACGCCGCTAATTCCGCCGCGGGCAGCCATCATGCTCTGTACGATACGGGCGCAGGGTATTGCGTTTACAATGACCTTGCCGTCGCATCGAACCGCCTGATCGCGGAAGGCCATGCGCGCCGCGTGCTGGTCGTCGACCTGGACGTGCATCAGGGTGACGGGACGGCCAGCCTCACCGCCATGCGGGAGGACATCTTCACCTTCTCCATGCATGCGGAGAAGAACTTCCCGGTGCGCAAGGCCCGCTCCAACCGCGATATCGCCCTGCCGGACGGGGTGGACGATGCCGCCTATGCGGCCGAACTGCTGCGCCACCTGCCCGAGATCCTGGACGATTTCGCGCCCGACATGGTGCTGTACCAGGCGGGCGTCGATCCGCATCACGACGACAAGCTCGGGCGTCTCGCCCTCTCGGACGAAGGCCTTTTGGCGCGTGACCGGATCGTGCTGCGCGAATGCCGCAGCCGCGGCCTGCCCGTCGCCAGCGCACTGGGCGGAGGATACGGCGCCGACCAGCGCGAAGTGGCGCAGCGGCACGCCTGGTCCATGCTGGCCATGGCGGCGGAGAACGCTCTTTACCCCTCGGTAACGACCGCAGCGTAA
- a CDS encoding zinc transporter ZntB, with product MINPQDALELDGPMLFGRVLDGKGGARPITWDEASRWEPQAEGEVLWVHLCRNRPGVQEWFEEVRKVPEPTAELLVSNASRPRAFREGGTLVGTLRGINFNPGAEPEDMVSMQLWCDGARLVTLRRLKLQTPRDVLAKIDAGRGPTDAGALITHLTELMIARMNQAIVDMNDFIDDCEAADPDDNAEELLDKISDIRRNCLGLKRHMGPQHVALEAIARDAPAWFEDHDRREIAESIDRLRRYLDDIDVSKESAVVLQDELRARALARSERTNYVLTVVAAVFLPLGFLTGLLGINVGGIPGVEDQDAFWIVVGLCGLVFLGQLLLFWRWRWL from the coding sequence ATGATAAATCCGCAGGATGCGCTGGAACTGGACGGCCCGATGCTTTTCGGGCGCGTGCTCGATGGCAAGGGCGGCGCCAGGCCGATCACATGGGACGAAGCCAGCCGGTGGGAGCCGCAGGCCGAAGGCGAGGTGCTGTGGGTGCATCTGTGCCGCAACCGGCCCGGTGTGCAGGAGTGGTTCGAAGAGGTTCGCAAGGTGCCCGAGCCGACGGCCGAACTCCTGGTCAGCAATGCCAGCCGGCCGCGGGCTTTCCGCGAGGGCGGGACGCTGGTCGGAACGCTGCGCGGCATCAACTTCAACCCCGGTGCGGAACCAGAAGACATGGTCAGCATGCAGCTGTGGTGCGACGGCGCGCGGCTGGTGACGCTGCGCCGACTGAAGCTGCAGACCCCGCGCGATGTGCTGGCCAAGATCGACGCGGGGCGCGGGCCGACCGATGCTGGCGCGCTGATTACGCACCTGACCGAATTGATGATTGCCCGGATGAACCAGGCGATTGTCGACATGAACGATTTCATCGACGACTGCGAAGCGGCAGACCCGGATGACAATGCGGAGGAGCTGCTCGACAAGATCAGCGACATTCGCCGCAACTGCCTGGGCCTTAAACGCCATATGGGACCGCAGCACGTGGCACTGGAAGCCATAGCACGCGACGCCCCTGCATGGTTCGAAGACCACGACCGGCGCGAAATCGCCGAAAGTATCGACCGGCTGCGGCGGTATCTCGATGATATCGATGTCAGCAAGGAAAGCGCCGTCGTGCTGCAGGACGAATTGCGCGCCCGCGCACTGGCACGCAGCGAGCGCACCAATTACGTCCTGACAGTGGTCGCTGCGGTGTTCCTGCCGCTCGGCTTCCTGACCGGGCTGCTGGGCATCAATGTGGGCGGCATACCCGGCGTGGAGGACCAGGATGCGTTCTGGATCGTTGTCGGGCTGTGCGGGCTGGTGTTCCTTGGCCAGCTGCTGCTGTTCTGGAGATGGCGATGGTTGTGA
- a CDS encoding OmpP1/FadL family transporter yields the protein MEKPTSFAVRIAAAAALFSVHAPAMAGGYYIQEQSAKETGRAYSGDAAAADSAATVFFNPAAMTELEGLNLDANVHAIFVTTNHENRGSFRTVPGSASTPGITGNGGGTPFPQPLVVPSSYASYQVDDRLWLGLAVFSPYGLMAEYDEDFFGRYDSRRSELFTLNVQPSVAYKLSDNVSIGGGVDIQYAKVHLTSAVPGFLPGDPDGFLDVTGDDISMSWNAGIFLKSGALRAGLHYRNEMKHELEGDFVVTGLTGPLAGANVATSVDADLNLPDIATLSLAYDNGGPGRLYATARWYDWSDFEEIRLEPLGLDDAVNTQNYKDSWSVAVGGEYDVSERLTLRTGTMFDATPTQDGFRTTRVPDGDRTWLSAGATYKLTDHMEVNLAYAHIWMESGPITRTETFFDGTPAVFTTDTRSRTGGNIDMVSIGVSSRF from the coding sequence ATGGAAAAGCCAACCTCTTTCGCCGTGCGGATTGCCGCGGCCGCTGCCCTGTTCTCGGTCCATGCGCCGGCAATGGCGGGCGGGTATTACATCCAGGAACAATCGGCCAAGGAAACGGGCCGCGCCTATTCGGGTGATGCCGCCGCTGCGGACAGCGCGGCGACGGTGTTCTTCAACCCTGCCGCGATGACCGAGCTGGAAGGGCTGAACCTGGACGCGAACGTGCATGCCATCTTCGTGACCACCAACCATGAAAACCGCGGCAGCTTCCGCACCGTGCCCGGCAGCGCGTCCACGCCCGGCATCACTGGCAATGGCGGCGGCACACCGTTCCCGCAGCCACTGGTCGTGCCGTCATCCTATGCCAGCTACCAGGTCGACGACCGGCTATGGCTCGGCCTGGCCGTATTCAGCCCTTATGGCCTGATGGCGGAATACGATGAGGATTTTTTCGGCCGGTACGATTCCCGGCGGTCCGAACTCTTCACCCTGAACGTGCAGCCCAGCGTGGCCTACAAGCTCAGTGACAATGTCTCGATCGGCGGCGGGGTGGATATCCAGTATGCGAAGGTCCACCTGACCAGCGCAGTGCCCGGTTTCTTGCCCGGCGATCCTGACGGGTTCCTCGATGTGACGGGTGACGACATTTCCATGTCGTGGAATGCCGGCATTTTCCTGAAGTCAGGCGCGCTGCGCGCAGGCCTGCATTACCGCAACGAAATGAAGCACGAGCTGGAAGGCGATTTCGTCGTCACCGGGCTGACCGGGCCACTGGCGGGCGCGAATGTCGCCACCAGCGTCGATGCCGACCTGAACCTGCCGGATATTGCGACGCTCAGCCTGGCCTACGACAATGGCGGACCGGGCCGTCTTTATGCCACTGCGCGCTGGTATGACTGGAGCGATTTCGAGGAAATCCGGCTCGAACCACTCGGTCTCGACGACGCGGTGAACACCCAGAACTACAAGGACAGCTGGTCTGTCGCAGTCGGCGGCGAATACGATGTTTCGGAACGCCTGACGCTTCGCACCGGGACGATGTTCGATGCCACGCCAACACAGGATGGCTTCCGAACCACGCGTGTTCCGGACGGCGACCGCACCTGGCTGAGCGCGGGCGCGACTTACAAGCTGACCGATCACATGGAAGTGAATTTGGCATACGCACATATCTGGATGGAATCCGGCCCCATTACGCGTACCGAAACTTTCTTCGACGGGACCCCGGCAGTTTTCACCACGGACACCCGCAGCCGCACGGGCGGCAATATCGACATGGTGTCCATCGGGGTCAGCAGCCGCTTCTGA
- a CDS encoding thioredoxin family protein, whose translation MRRLAALGLLLSFPLLPGCATASHHAELPDAAPYDQDVAEAQAAADLDARVAALEPGRSVLAVFGADWCHDSRALAGWLEMPRFQQLIADEFDVVYIDVGTPQDGRGRNLDLAARYGVADIEGTPSVLVIGPGGRLLNTPQDARAWRNAASRSEDAIFAALEDYAARD comes from the coding sequence ATGAGGCGTCTTGCGGCGCTGGGCCTGCTGCTGTCGTTCCCGCTTCTTCCCGGCTGCGCGACCGCTTCTCACCACGCGGAATTGCCCGATGCGGCGCCTTACGATCAGGATGTTGCCGAGGCGCAGGCTGCGGCCGATCTGGACGCGCGGGTTGCCGCGCTGGAGCCGGGCCGCAGCGTGCTCGCGGTGTTCGGCGCGGACTGGTGCCACGACAGCCGCGCGCTGGCAGGATGGCTGGAGATGCCGCGCTTCCAGCAGCTGATCGCGGACGAGTTCGACGTGGTCTATATCGACGTCGGCACTCCGCAGGACGGGCGCGGGCGCAATCTCGACCTCGCCGCGCGGTACGGCGTTGCGGATATCGAAGGCACGCCCAGCGTCCTGGTGATCGGCCCGGGCGGCAGACTGCTAAACACCCCGCAAGACGCAAGGGCATGGCGCAATGCCGCCAGCCGCAGCGAGGATGCGATCTTCGCCGCGCTTGAAGATTACGCCGCGCGGGACTGA
- a CDS encoding retropepsin-like aspartic protease family protein produces the protein MRNAIILVAAVGGLAMWMAPNLPAVGEDPATGPEVTSVGGDPSFSALDTSNQAGGGWAQGDLVLNREADGHFYADISMKMRPYRMLVDTGASLVALTGQDAREMGLHWDPSQVSVIGHGASGEVHGVVARIPEMKLGEFTAYDVPAVIIPEGLRVSLLGQSFLQQIGSIRVEGDEMILNR, from the coding sequence ATGCGCAATGCGATCATCCTTGTCGCCGCGGTCGGCGGCCTTGCCATGTGGATGGCCCCCAATCTGCCCGCCGTGGGCGAAGATCCTGCCACAGGCCCCGAGGTGACTTCGGTAGGCGGGGATCCCAGTTTTTCGGCGCTGGATACCAGCAACCAGGCAGGCGGCGGATGGGCGCAGGGCGATCTTGTGCTGAACCGCGAGGCAGACGGCCATTTCTATGCCGATATCAGCATGAAGATGCGGCCTTACCGCATGCTGGTGGATACCGGCGCCAGCCTTGTCGCGCTGACCGGGCAGGACGCCCGCGAAATGGGTCTTCACTGGGACCCCTCGCAAGTCAGCGTGATTGGCCACGGTGCCAGCGGAGAGGTTCACGGCGTCGTCGCCCGCATTCCCGAGATGAAGCTGGGCGAATTTACCGCCTATGACGTGCCTGCCGTCATCATTCCCGAAGGCCTGCGCGTATCGCTTCTGGGCCAGAGCTTCCTGCAGCAGATCGGCAGCATACGCGTGGAAGGCGACGAGATGATCCTGAATCGCTGA
- a CDS encoding murein L,D-transpeptidase catalytic domain-containing protein, which yields MAGMNRRDLLKSTVVAGAALAVPTRAFAQAGPGPRDRRILGIAREQVERAGAALWRRDMVGVADMGVHSSNKRFHFANLEAGTVTSYYVTHGAGSDPEHDGMLNWYSNVEGSNCTSRGAYISWEWYVGRWGTSIRMGGLDESNSNAFPRAIVMHAARYATQDHVDRWGKCGRSNGCPAMGPDDFKYALVQLSGGRLVYLDSLGIGPDGEQVAMPQQPTLTEQDFAMRARQAEDAAEAERRRLTVEANQGNGAAASLAGEP from the coding sequence ATGGCAGGAATGAACAGGCGGGACCTTCTCAAGAGCACGGTAGTGGCTGGCGCAGCGCTGGCCGTTCCGACGCGCGCCTTTGCGCAGGCTGGCCCCGGACCGCGCGACCGCCGTATCCTGGGCATTGCGCGTGAGCAGGTGGAACGGGCCGGCGCGGCCCTGTGGCGGCGTGACATGGTGGGCGTGGCCGACATGGGCGTACATTCCAGCAACAAGCGGTTCCATTTCGCCAATCTGGAGGCTGGGACCGTCACCTCCTATTACGTGACGCATGGGGCCGGCAGCGATCCGGAACATGACGGGATGCTCAACTGGTATTCCAACGTCGAAGGGTCGAATTGCACCAGCCGCGGCGCTTACATCAGCTGGGAATGGTATGTCGGGCGCTGGGGGACCAGCATCCGCATGGGCGGGCTGGACGAAAGCAATTCAAACGCCTTCCCGCGCGCGATCGTGATGCATGCTGCGCGCTATGCCACGCAGGACCATGTGGACCGCTGGGGCAAGTGCGGACGCAGCAACGGCTGCCCGGCCATGGGCCCGGACGATTTCAAATATGCGCTGGTCCAGCTGAGCGGCGGACGGCTGGTCTATCTCGATTCGCTTGGCATCGGCCCGGACGGGGAGCAGGTCGCCATGCCGCAGCAGCCGACACTGACCGAACAGGACTTTGCAATGCGTGCGCGGCAGGCGGAAGACGCCGCTGAAGCCGAACGCCGCCGCCTGACGGTGGAAGCAAACCAGGGCAATGGCGCGGCCGCCTCCCTGGCAGGCGAACCCTGA
- a CDS encoding L,D-transpeptidase family protein, protein MLARLSLALGAFSLPAMIVAQEVDPQSVLDDDAAPVTQSAAGQNMTSPPMARYAMVQPWTVDNAQGLLSAVRGIGAEGLDPADYRPAALEQAIAFGEGEQLDRLASEIFTWLVEDLRDGRTPMEARKQWFVVDPDPDLHPTGEVMGEALASGDISGTLMALNPIYPDYAVLKAKLAETPESDTAKRKLIRINMDRWRWLARDLGGQYLITNVPEYQLRLTVNNKIIQTYRTVVGKPGRTATPQLAEMVEGVVFNPTWTVPQSIVKGEGLGAKVLNNPTWAKRNGYKATKGANGWVTVVQQPGPGNSLGLMKLDMPNRHAIFLHDTPSRHLFKNDNRALSHGCIRVESALRVAMMVAMLGNGDTREDFAALGKEYTAISTSGKYTKVPVKKQMPVYITYFTYGVDIDGDLHTFRDIYGRDAPVLAALDAPRKGNRGRETDEEVIVIEDDLQDS, encoded by the coding sequence ATGCTTGCCCGCCTCTCGCTCGCCCTCGGCGCCTTCTCGCTGCCTGCCATGATCGTGGCGCAGGAAGTCGATCCGCAAAGCGTGCTGGATGACGATGCAGCGCCGGTCACCCAGAGTGCGGCTGGCCAAAACATGACCTCCCCGCCGATGGCGCGTTACGCGATGGTGCAGCCCTGGACGGTCGATAATGCGCAAGGCCTGCTGTCGGCCGTGCGCGGCATCGGGGCCGAAGGGCTGGATCCTGCGGATTACCGCCCCGCCGCGCTGGAGCAGGCCATTGCCTTTGGCGAAGGCGAGCAGCTGGACCGGCTGGCGAGCGAGATCTTCACCTGGCTGGTCGAGGACCTGCGCGACGGCCGCACGCCGATGGAAGCGCGTAAGCAGTGGTTCGTGGTCGATCCCGATCCCGATCTGCATCCCACCGGCGAGGTGATGGGTGAAGCGCTGGCGTCGGGTGACATTTCTGGCACGCTGATGGCGCTCAATCCCATCTATCCGGACTATGCCGTGCTGAAGGCGAAGCTGGCCGAAACGCCGGAGAGCGATACGGCCAAGCGCAAGCTGATCCGCATCAACATGGACCGCTGGCGCTGGCTGGCGCGTGACCTGGGCGGCCAGTACCTGATCACCAATGTGCCGGAATACCAGCTGCGCCTGACGGTGAACAACAAGATCATCCAGACCTATCGCACCGTGGTGGGCAAGCCGGGCCGCACGGCGACCCCGCAGCTGGCCGAAATGGTCGAAGGCGTCGTTTTCAACCCGACCTGGACCGTGCCGCAGAGCATCGTGAAGGGCGAAGGGCTGGGCGCGAAAGTGCTGAACAACCCGACATGGGCCAAGCGCAACGGCTACAAGGCCACGAAGGGCGCAAATGGCTGGGTCACCGTTGTCCAGCAGCCGGGTCCGGGCAATTCGCTCGGCCTGATGAAGCTGGATATGCCCAACCGGCACGCCATCTTCCTGCATGACACGCCCAGCCGCCACCTGTTCAAGAACGACAATCGCGCGCTCAGCCACGGCTGCATCCGCGTGGAAAGTGCGCTGCGCGTTGCCATGATGGTGGCGATGCTGGGCAATGGCGATACCCGCGAGGACTTCGCCGCGCTGGGCAAGGAATACACTGCCATTTCCACCAGCGGCAAATACACCAAGGTGCCGGTGAAGAAGCAGATGCCGGTCTACATCACCTATTTCACCTATGGGGTGGACATCGATGGTGATCTGCACACCTTCCGCGACATTTACGGCCGCGATGCGCCTGTGCTTGCTGCGCTGGATGCGCCGCGCAAGGGCAATCGGGGCCGCGAGACGGACGAGGAAGTGATCGTCATCGAGGACGACCTGCAGGATAGCTGA
- a CDS encoding DMT family transporter: MPSSRPDHAAAGHAMPYLAALAGVGMLALMDAFMKGASIAIGAYSASLLRYAIGFVIAAPIWLAAGGRWPRPEVLRVHLIRGVVVAFMALSFFYALTKLPIAETIAISFIAPLISLWLARVLLGEQVRREAVIAAIIGIAGTVVIIGGRIGREKMSEDAVLGLAAILFSAVLYAWNLVLQRQQAQVANPGEVAAFHSGVGGLTLAVAAPFLLVLPDAEVLAAIGVSSVLTVAGAMILAWAYARAEAQVLVPLEYTGFLWASLFGWLFFREAVTATTIAGAIMIAFGSWYAAPRRAPEQPT; this comes from the coding sequence ATGCCATCATCGCGCCCAGACCATGCCGCAGCCGGTCACGCCATGCCGTATCTGGCTGCCCTGGCCGGTGTCGGCATGCTTGCGCTGATGGATGCCTTTATGAAGGGTGCGTCCATCGCCATCGGGGCCTATTCCGCATCCTTGCTGCGCTATGCCATCGGTTTCGTCATCGCCGCGCCGATCTGGCTGGCCGCCGGTGGACGCTGGCCGCGCCCCGAAGTGCTGCGGGTGCACCTGATCCGCGGCGTGGTAGTCGCCTTCATGGCGCTGAGCTTCTTCTATGCGCTGACCAAGCTGCCGATTGCTGAGACAATCGCGATTTCCTTCATCGCGCCGCTGATTTCCCTGTGGCTGGCGCGTGTCCTGCTGGGTGAGCAAGTGCGGCGCGAGGCGGTGATCGCCGCCATCATCGGGATAGCGGGCACGGTGGTGATCATCGGCGGGCGCATCGGGCGCGAGAAGATGAGCGAGGATGCCGTGCTGGGCCTTGCCGCCATCCTGTTCTCTGCCGTGCTCTATGCCTGGAATTTGGTGCTGCAGCGCCAGCAGGCGCAGGTCGCCAATCCGGGGGAGGTTGCCGCCTTCCATTCCGGCGTGGGCGGTCTGACGCTAGCGGTGGCAGCGCCCTTCCTGCTGGTCCTACCCGATGCCGAGGTCCTGGCCGCGATCGGCGTCTCCTCGGTCCTGACCGTTGCCGGGGCCATGATCCTTGCCTGGGCTTATGCCCGGGCAGAAGCGCAGGTGCTGGTCCCGCTGGAATACACCGGCTTCCTGTGGGCGAGCCTGTTCGGGTGGCTGTTCTTCCGCGAAGCGGTGACGGCCACCACCATCGCCGGCGCGATCATGATTGCCTTCGGATCCTGGTACGCCGCCCCGCGCCGGGCGCCCGAACAGCCGACCTGA